The sequence below is a genomic window from Lytechinus variegatus isolate NC3 chromosome 3, Lvar_3.0, whole genome shotgun sequence.
acatattgatatttttaggaCATGTTTACAGATCTATTTTGaagttaaaaagaatgaaaacatCCAATTTCATCTAGCTTACATGCATTTTTATCTGATGATACAAAGCACTTCGAAGCTGTTGATTATTACATCTTATagtttagatttgaagtttAGTTCAGTTATAAATATCCtatttgtctcgcccaccagaggtgaaggcaagacttagggatccaaatgtcgtttgtccatccgtcacaaacattatgacacataactcaaccgtaagtcacttttcaaccaaccTTTGATTGTAGAGTTACTTAGGGGTCCTGCATGTTATACTGCAGTCCGAGGTCACGTCAAGGTCATTTTCAGATCaacaaagtttacatgcaagactctcttatgacttttcaaccaaacttagatggtagatgtaattaggggacctgcatgttatgccgcagttggaggtcacatggtaaggtcaaaggtcattttcaggtaacattaaagtttacatgcaagactcttttaTGACCTACAACTCTGCAACCAAAAGTCACTTTTCACCCAAACTTGGGTTGTTGATGTACtgaggggacctgcatgttatgctgcagtcggaggtcacatggtaaggtcaaaggtcatttcgaGATCAATGTAAAGtgtacatgcaagactcttatgacacataactccataTCCAtaagcccgggggggccacttacattgacgagtggataccatgcgcgatcaaaaaacacttaaaaaggatgtctttttcacgatagggcacgttacgtacgtaactcgattagggtgtcaaaaacacgaaaattatgaaaaaagggtatctatttcgctaggaaaattacgtgtttagggtcgaatttgcggggatgataaataaatattaaaatatttcataaaggatgtcctttttgccccaacacttcatgtttagagtccgatttgtgcgaggtgtagaaggtggggtcgtactaaaccaaataaggtaaagccgacgaccaaaacacccgtaacaataaaacattcctgtacttgttaaggggttcatttcaggaatatttgccaagagtatcgatttgtttcctatacttgttaagggtagggtttcacacgccaatacttgttaaggggtgcattttcagaatatggaaattacgtgtttagggtgcttttcgagaccccatggtcgcgcatgctatccacttgtgaatggaagtgcccccccccccggtccataagtcattttaaaatcaaacttgGGTTGTTGCTGTACTTATGAAACTTGCATTGTgttcagaggtcacatggtaaggtcaacattaaagtttgcatgcaagacaaatgttattccattcaagttatttcacaatgaacttttgatacaattctgttgcgtgtcCTTGCAAATCGCGATGTTTCTGGTCATTTTCACAAATGGGCGAGACACATTGCTTATCTGCCTTGTCATTGATAATGAAGCTCAAATATTTATAAGAGTAATTCCGCAGCAattgttgcatatttttttttgtattggtacatgtatatactgtatTATGTATACTTtgtaaaggtacatgtatgaaatgcaAACAGATAATTAAATCTTGTAAATAACATCAAAttgtgggatttttttttgtaatgctCTCATTTTAGTAATCTGAATACATTTTACTTGTGTTGCAAAAGATCTGTCTGTCCCTTTATCTGTTTATCTTTTTTGCTTTCTCTCCCTCTATCGACATATCTCATGTGCATGcatttatgaaaaagaaaaaaaaaataaaacaactatattttaaaactacatgtatttataaaaaaattataacattttagaTACAAGTAACATTATAAGCTTTAATGTGGTATAATTTAGAtgattcctcattcacgcattaGTAAGAACAATTTGATAAAAGCATATCAAAAAGTCACTTGGTGGGCGGTATCGAGTTTCAAAGAGAAAATTACATGTCTAAAACGTCcaatatctgctctttcatTAGATACCTCAAAGTcgtaaatcaaagaaaatggtCAATAAGTAACAAAGTGTGCCtctctttgaaataaatggatttttgttttcataatttttcacagATTTCCACTAGCTATCAAACGgttaacaatttttttgttacatAGATGATTGTCAACAAAACAGTGTCGAGTAAGTCTGACTTATGGCCtataaaacctcttcattttataaaattataggAATTCATGCCTTATTTTATATAAACAGATCTTTGTTAATTCTTGACCATTATCtgtgattgaggtatcaaatcaAAGAGCATAATGAACTTTTCAAACGTGATATTCTTCTTAAAATTCAGATACCCGCCTGCCATGCGACTTTTTTGGAACCTTTATTTAAATTGTTATTGCTCACAAATGTGTCAATTAGGAATCATCCAAGttataccagatgaaagagaataagctttacaatgataggtcatttATCTGTTTGTTAATTATAATAAATCACAGTTGtcagtttcgtttttttctggaaCAAACTGTATATTGTTATATACTTACACTTTTCAAAGCTAGGGGCCGGGATTCAATTCCCTTCAGAGTTTTTTGGCTTTTCAAAAAGGAGTATAggtctggggaaccttgattaaaGCTACATCTCCTGCTGTTCTCTATTCCCATctattttaaaacatatttatacatgtatactgattCAGGAAACTCCACTTGTATTAGGGGAAATTGTTGAAGAAATAAAACTTGACCTATTGGTCTTCAAAAATCCAAGAGACTACAAATGAGTGAAATTAACTCTCATTAGTAAACTCTCATTAGTACAAACAAGTGCTATGAATGCATATTTGAAAAGGACAAGCCAGTTTCCCTGGTTACGGTTTGCACCTTTGCCTTGTGTGGTCAATAGAACTTGTAACACTTGAACTGCTGATTGAGAGCCATATCATCATCTTAGGATACAATTAAAGAATCATGATTTGCTTTTGACCAATAGTATAAAAGATTCTGAGTATAAGGAACAAAACATATATTATAACATAGTGATGGATCCTAATTAAATAATTGGCCAAGAACCATCAAGTGACAGTTCAGAAAATTTGTCTGACAGGTACTAATGACTCTTGACTTGGCATGGTTATGAGAGGATGATATATCAAGTATCCACATTTTATATAATACACATCAAAATGCTCAGGCATTAGAGTAAGTATACAAACTGGTTACATTTGAAACAGTCCAAATGCCCTTGGTGTATTAGAACTATTCTAAAGATCCCCTGAGCATTTAATCATTACAAATACCCTCCATTAGCAAAGGGCTTTAAGCCGAGAAAAATTTCTAAATAAAGTTATTTGTGAAGGAATCAATTATCCTGATTATTAGCACATGAAGACGGGAGAAGCTCGTAGAGGCAGACTGAAGAATCCATTACATTTCTCGCTCAAGAAAACATTGCAAATATGAGTTTAGTTCAGAGTTCAGTCCACATGCACCATCATCATTTAATACTGTTATTAATATACTGGACAAACATGTTTGCGAGCATTGAGATATCTTCTATAGGATGTAGCTTGGTGTAGGTAATAAATTGCCTTCTTATCCTCTGTAATTCAGCATTGTTGATAGATCTTGCAAGATGAACGTATACGGTGGTTAAGGATAATAACATAGTAAGTGGGGCTGCTATCTCTATATAAGATCACTGTATCATTGATTCAGTTCTATAATTTgtgcatttcatattacatgCGCCACTAACATTCAAATGAGAGGCCTTGTATGACAATAACACTTTTCCCTATTAGTGTCAAGCATGCATTGCAAGTCGGAATTgataaattaaagataaattaatcTAGGATGAAAGAGGAGTAATCAGCAGAATGTGAGATCTGAGAAAATCTTAGGCCAGAATTCacaagggtggttttgaaaacccacggttgaatccatggtttatgcagatttcttgtataaattacacttaatttTGCACATAttgggcgcgtgtataaaaattttcaatgctgatgcgtgcttttgtcacagAGCACCAAATCaatgcctgttaccatggttagatacgctattttattcacgagtccactgtttgaagagtggactcatgaataaaaacagtggactcgtgaataaaacAGTGTGGACAACCACggcaacaggtgtcaatttgACACACTTTGACATAAGCGCGCAGCATTGGACACTTCAGTATACGCAGAAAATTAAGCGTATTTTatataggaaatctgcataaaccatggactcaaccgtgggttttcgaAACCaactttgtgaattcaggccttAGTGTTTAAATTAGGTTGAAATCACttagatagaaaaaaaaattaatgcacAGTGTCTTACACTAGTTGACCAATCTCTTGTTTAACTTGAATGAGTGACATCAGTAAGGGTGCAACTCGGGCGCATGcattatgaaatgcatgaatctTGCAAGAGaattaaattaataataaatactCCACCCTAGAAATTGTCAACATATTCACAAACTGTCCCAAGAGGTCTTCAACGGACAGAACAAAATATCATCTTATCAAGTTTAAAGCTTAACTTTTGTTTTATGTCTATTTTTAAGGGCTAATACAATGactgaatttgatttttataccATGATAGTACAATATAATAAGACtcaagtgaaatattttaagACTGAATATCTGTGACATTACATACACTCAAAAGTCTAGTTCAATATATTTATCAATCCACTTCAATTTGGAAAGGATATTTTGTCCTTGGCTCCTGGTATTGAAATGTCATCTCCTGGTATACTGGTCTTCTGTGCATTAATAAGAGTCTGTCAgagaatataatgaaatacatatttataCACAGTCTGAGATACAGGGTTAATGTTGCAATAgggtttatgttaggtttaggatcGGGTATAATGTTATAACCCAGAGTggaagttggtcattcgattagtgtcTGGAATTGAGAGTAGAGCAATTGTccccagagcaaatgtcatggaaccataaCACTACCTTCTAACATACTGTCTATTCACAATCACAACTGAATCAAGATAGGTATGCTTTGGAAGAAATACCACTTTATTGTCCCAGGAAATGACAAACTAGCAATTCcaaaaaataatcacaatcCCTATGTCTGACCCCATTTATACTTCACTTCATGGAACTACTCaagcctgaataaataaaatgaaatatacctTTTCATAAGAAGCATAAAACGGAAATAAAGCACAAAACAGAGATGAATCACTTAAGGAAGGCCCCGTTAACAGAAGGCAATATATTCATATATCGTTGCCAAAATAAGAAGAGTTGTCAGTTAATTCAGAGAGTAATGATACTTTTTATATAAGTTTGTATCAACACTAAGTTGTGTAAGTCAGATAAAGTGGAGCTAagaagttagtgaaccccaccagaaaatgaacatatttcaagttctgccatgttttagatattaatttgtgaagtcaggtgataaaatatcacattcaataaagtttgtttttctgGGCTCACCGAACATTGTTGTTGTTtccattcaacactcagcatgaaggagtgcattttatGGTGGGGTTCATTAACTTCCTAGCACCACTGTAgctatatatataataatagtaatgatgtgGTACTAGTATATACATAGGTAACCACTTCAATTATGGAACTGATCTGGCAGGACCATGcataaaatataatacatgcATAATATAATCCCTCTGCTCTAAATGCTGTGTTCCTAGCTCAATATCTTTCATGTGACTTGGCTGAGAATGAAATGAAGACAAGTACTCTATCTGAGCTAATCTGACTTTGTAGTTATAAAGATTGCATTCTAAAATGTTCAACCCATCCCATACTTGCAATGTAGTTTTAttccaaaaagaaataaaaattatcaagaaaatgcTTATTTTGTTCACTACAgttcaaaaatcaaatatacCCAGTTATATCAGGTTTTAGATGTTGTTACTGTGTATCTCACAACCCATTATCTAATCTTCCAATCCAATCCAATAGTCATTTGACAATGAGCCTTGTCCTGTCGATTACAAAGTGGTGCACACACACTACTACATGTTTGAGCCACAAACAATAGGCCTCATTTAACACCTCAGAATGATCAGCTTTGTCAATGTAACAATGCATTTAAACTCTGGAAATGAGATttcttcatatttattaaatctAAACTACAGTTATATATTTATTCTTTCACTTTCATCAAGCCTTTAATTTCACTGCACTTAAACTTTGTATGCTTGATACACAAATCATAAATATATTAGCAGGACAAAAAATGCAAGCAATCtaatttgaatttcatgttTAGTATTATTAAGTGGTAGGAACAATTACCGTTACTGCTTCTTGCGTTCTCTTGTCTAGCTCGTACAGAAAGTTAGTAGCTGAAAGTGGTTGCTGCAAAAGATTTAGAAAAAATGTAAAGATTGTTTAATAACAAGTAAAAGATTAGAGGTCAAACCAAGCTCCCCCatatgatttaaataaaaagtgaaaaatttaaCTAacacattaaaacaaaattattcaaaCTGAATGTAAGACAGGAATGTTATTAAAATATTAAGTTGTATTACAAACAATAACAAGCTACAATAACTGTCTTCATACTTCGGATACTGTCCATGAACACATTTGAtgcatttatttgtttgaatcaTTCAGATTAATAGATCACATTCATCCAAACCACAAATTTAAGATGCAGTCCACAAGACCTAAAAGTATAACAGTCCAGCAAACCACATTGCTGCAAAGGACCTGAACTATGATACATATTCTTTATTGCTATAAAAGGAAGCAAATAAATGTGTAAAAGCGCAAAATATGTCTGTCATTTTAAATATGGCAGTGAATGGTGGTTAATTGACAATCTCTCCTAGCAGGATCAGTGTTTATCCACAAAATTTGGCAGAAGAAACCAATTTGTAAATATATGAgcaaattaaaaatcaattttatctagCATGTCATTTGGTTCTTTTAGTCAGATATGACAATATTATTCCATGCATTCTTCATTCTACTCCCTGGTACTGTGACATTACTTACAGACACTGTTGACAGATTAGGTGGAGGAGCTTTCCTGAGGAACAGAGCATCATATATTTCCTGACATGGCAGGTCATCATCTGGACCAACTGAAAACAAAGGAGAATCCCATCTGTTTTTGGAAATTGGAGCTTCAAATCTCATCACCAAACCATCAAATCTAAATACAAAAAGAGATTTATAAAACAACTTAATccaaacaacaaaaatacatcAGGAGTACAAGGGTTTTTCCCCTTTAATCTGTCTTTACAAAAATTACCAGAACTGCTTGCAAATTTCTGCCAACCtaaattgataataaaaaattccCCATGAGCATGTTCTATTCTATTAAAGACATCGATCAACTGCTTATGTAGGATGTCTTAGAGTTGCATAGAAAGTGATGGTTGATATgggatatcatatttcaattgTACCCGTCACACTGACCTCAAACATTGCTACactaaaaaaaagatcaaagacTGCTACAATATCCTTGTTTGCATTGTTACCACAGTAATATCAAAATTGATCTTATTTCTTGTTTACATGAAAAGCAAAATGCATTGTTATGCTTTGTGTTCCATCATAAATTTAACCAATAATGTAGATGTTaagaatacaaatatataaattatacatGCATTATGAATCtgtaaataatataaatgagaaTTGGAAATTCAGTTGTTAATGATGCCATATACTAAATGggtatgaatttattttcaatatcaacTTTAGTCAAGCTAAAAGCTTAAAAGCTACAAGCTAAATACATGATGATTCgaagtatttttaaaagaaatttgttaCCAATCTCTAtttaactgaaaaaaataatatattatgaGCTGGAACAAATtaattattcttatataaaaattatatgaatcatgaaattgaaaatctTACATTTCCTTTGTATATCTGTCATGTTCCTCCCTTCCTGAATTCCATGTTTCTGCCAAATTAACAGGAGTATCACAGAaaatcttttttgtttgtttcaagaaagaaataGGAAAGAGAGAACGAGTGTGGAAGTgacagtaaaataaaaaaaaatttgaaatgaaaataatatacacgAATATATTGAACAAGACAACTTCAATAACAGCatatgatatgtacatgtagttaatcaaaatcaaattgtcCAAATATATGTGATTATTATATTTAAACCTCCCAGCCCCCCATAATCACAAAACAATCATCCTTTCTTTTAGAATAAAAAGTGCTTTAAAATCAACATGGTTGTTAATGCTAACTGAACAAGTGCAGACTTGTATGAAGTTAGTCTCCAGCTTATAAATGTGCAGTATCGTTTTAAAAATACACAACACATCAAAACAGTGAATCTAAacaattatataattattcCTAAATTCTCAAATCGATCATTGTACTTTAGTTTCATTGGTTCATCAAAGTCTTGCATTTTGGGGTGTTATTACATATTCCCCTCCCCCCCATATCAAAATTTCTTATGCAATGAATCTATCTAGAGTAATACTCACAACACAATGTGGAGTTTGAGATGATTTAACTGCACAATACAGCTCATATCTAAAACCTTgggaaaaataagagaaaatatatTACTGGAaccaatttaaaataaaatcatttcaaatggAGGAACAACATAAATAACATTTCCACAAACACACAATCACTGATTATGTGATATCACAAAGTGCCATGAGTCCCATTAGGTTTGCATCCAGTcaaattctatttattttcaatcataaTTCTCGAGCCAAGGTCTGAAAATGATACAACAGCAAGTTTACctatacaaatattttctgacAGAAAAAAGGGAACCTTGGTATAATGCCCCAATCCACAAAACAAAGACCACTGCTTGCCTTGAAGACCGCGGAAAGTTGAAAGTTCATTGAGAAACCACTGAATGACTATTGTGAACCATTTCAAACAAGTTATGGAGCTCATGAAGCCATTTGAAAAGATTTCAATAGGCTTTCAGAGGACTTACAGTGGTCTTGCTATCTGAGGCATGAGACTTCATTAAACCATTTCTATTTGTACCACTGCTTCATGATGGACTTTTCATATTTCTTGCCTACGTGAGCGTACAACTGAAAAGAAATTGAGGATTTTGCTCCCCTCCCCCTATTTGATTCAACCTTCAAGCAATCAGCCTAATTATGAGAGCTTAAAAATAAGTTCATGAACTCTGAAGGTATGTACTATTGTGAATAATCAAAGATTCTACAAAATGCATAATACTATTGAGAGCTAGCTCAACATTCAAATCGGATCTCTTGCAATGACATCTTTAGATTGAAACCAATTATTTTCCAGACAACTTTACTGTCTCTGCAACTTGTGtacaaaagtggggggggggctggaggccatgctccctccctcccccccaaaaaaaaaaaatatgatgactaacaagaaagaaagaggccAAGTACAATGTTATCTTCTAAATATTGCTAAAATCTACCCCCAAACAATAGATTTTTAtcttaacaacaacaacactaTTACTCACTCGCTTGGgacttttaaagaatattttcataaaaatgccCAGTTGTGCCCCCTCAAATTTTTTGGGATACAGTACTACAATTCTGTGATTGTTTCCATACAGATATGTCCTTGAAACCCATGACCCAATAGATGATCTAATACATGTCACattaaattttatcaaataattatggAACAGGAAGATATTcaacttcaaaaatatttttttacattgatacaaaacataaaatttgaataactAAAATTCTATCTTATAAAATACATTCCATGTAAAATCATACCAACCAATTACTCTAACAAGAGTGTTGCTAAGGCAAGCACGTACTACGTCCGCCTGCAATGTGGAAAacggagttattggtcaagcaagaaaagtagAAGGTGGCAAattcacctttgaccttttgacctcaaaatcaatagaattcctgggatctatgctagtatcatacacaccacaTTATATGAatctaggttaagttaaactagaGTTATCAaattcagaagggtaagatgaaaacatgtcactgtgatcttgacctttgtCCTTTTGAActcaaaatcaatataattcCTGGGATCAATGCTAGTAtcatcatggacctataggtccatggtatcatacacaccaaatcgTATGAGCCTAGGTTACGTTAAACTAGTTATCTTGTTAACAAGGACTCCAGAAGGATAAgttgaaaacatgtcactgtgacctttgaccttttgacctcaaaatcattaggctttctgggatctatgctagtattatacacaccaaataatatgagcctagattaagttaaactgaagttatcgcatttacaaagaaaagttAACAGATGGACGGACACCGaacgtgataccataatacgtcccgtcCTAAGGGTGGGCGTGTAAAAACAATGAGAATTCAAAATGCATAGAGCCACAATAAGATTGTAAAAGCAGTGATGTTGaccaatacatgtatgcatggtTTATCATCATAAACTTACCTTTGATGTAATTCAGTGAGTCTAAAATAATAACATCATCTTTAGAAAGGAgtctgaaagaaataaatattgtgAAATGTATGTAACACCATGcacatatatgtacacatatatgtACAAATATACTCTACAGTATAAAAAAGGGTTATAAGATTTAAGTTATATCTTGCCTCCAGCATGGAAATATTTTCAGAAACAAAACTTGATAACAATGTACACATATGCAATTGTTGCCCTGTGACTATTGCTGGCCTCATTATGTGGGGGAATAGGGTcgggtgcaatgcactcttcaaagtgttttgggcaaggaaacaagtcaaaaagataaaagatatcttcaaatcaattttactagctgaatgaatttcaaagttctgcgcaaatcatttttcactaacttttcaaaagtaagtggtgctcactcaagcggaaatattttttgtcagtTATATcctcatttgcttaaatggatatgatccaatgttaaaatgtgcaaaaatcttcaggatattgcaaatgtataattttacagttattattctaagtgtaaacttttttttgatacgcactgtatacaacaacaactactactacatgtaccaccaccaccaccactactactgtACTTGACCTTCCCCACAATCACCACAACCTATTACTGCTGCTATtgcactactaccactaccatcataatcaccaccactaccaaaAATATTACCTACTAGGCTCTACTATCATCACTCCTACTTACTACTTTATTACCGTACTACATCTGGTCATtgataatgggggggggggcttttagTTCTAATGGCTTTCTTACCAACTAGTAAATAATCACATTTATTAGAATACAGACCAGTAGATTAGACTACTGCTCATATCACCTTAGACTTCGAACCTAACAATGAGGAGCATTACCTTTGAGCTGCTGATTTAAGCTTTCCTCTggcttccttttctttcttggaatctatgaatgaaaaacaaaaacaaaaatttatgacaaGAATGGATCATAATGAACATTATGAAAAACTTCATTACATTCTTACATTCACCACACTGTTAATTCTAATTTCCATGATATATCTCAACTTAACCAATAACTTCAGAGGGGCAAAACATACACAGACAGGGACAGGGAcagaaaaaaatcttcaggCTTTACTATATATTTACAATTCAAAGTGCGTAAATACTTTATGATCAAGATGATGCAAAAGGCCTTCTTTGTTATCGGGTGCAGAAGCGTGCCTCATGACTGTATATTATATGAATGCAAAACTTTGGAAAACACTCTGTCAATCGGAAAGGGCACAAATGTTAGTCTCTTGTAGGAGAGTCACAACCTGTTAAAACCAATAAACTATTCATCAAAGAGTAGCGTATTCATACCATGTACTGCACCTGCCGgtacagagagaaaaaaaagaaaagttgtctcctaccccagtctcgattggccattttgttacgattcataacaaaaatggccgatcgagacggggtagaaggagagaacttttcgtttttttgaggttccagtttgt
It includes:
- the LOC121410238 gene encoding protein KTI12 homolog codes for the protein MPLVIMCGYPSSGKSDRTVQLESFFQSSTDKKCLVIGESSAGIDKNDVYADSKKEKEARGKLKSAAQRLLSKDDVIILDSLNYIKGFRYELYCAVKSSQTPHCVIFCDTPVNLAETWNSGREEHDRYTKEIFDGLVMRFEAPISKNRWDSPLFSVGPDDDLPCQEIYDALFLRKAPPPNLSTVSQPLSATNFLYELDKRTQEAVTTLINAQKTSIPGDDISIPGAKDKVHLARSINNAELQRIRRQFITYTKLHPIEDISMLANMFVQYINNSIK